The Bubalus bubalis isolate 160015118507 breed Murrah chromosome 1, NDDB_SH_1, whole genome shotgun sequence genome includes a region encoding these proteins:
- the SLC35A5 gene encoding probable UDP-sugar transporter protein SLC35A5 isoform X3 — translation MAVIFSNFSIITTALLFRIVLKRHLNGIQWASLLILFLSIVALTSGTETSEHSLAGHGFHHDALFSPSNSCLLFRSECPRKDNCTAKEWTFSEAQWNTTARVFSHIRLGLGHVLIIVQCFISSMANIYNEKILKEGNQLTESIFVQNSKLYFFGVLFNGLTLGLQSGNRDQIKNCGIFYGHNAFSVALIFVTALQGLSVAFILKFLDNMFHVLMAQVTTVVITTVSVLVFDFRPSLEFFLEAPSVLLSILIYNASNPQGVEYVPRKERIRDLSGTLWERSSGDGEELERLTKPKSDIESDEDTF, via the exons ATGGCTGTTATCTTCTCAAATTTTAGCATTATAACAACAGCTCTCCTATTCAGGATAGTGCTGAA GAGGCATCTAAACGGgatacagtgggcttccctccTGATTCTGTTTTTGTCTATTGTGGCCCTCACTTCTGGGACGGAGACCTCAGAGCATAGCCTGGCAGGACATGGATTTCATCATGACGCCCTCTTCAGCCCATCCAATTCCTGTCTTCTCTTCAGAAGTGAGTGTCCCAGGAAAGACAATTGCACAGCAAAGGAGTGGACATTTTCTGAAGCTCAGTGGAACACGACGGCCCGAGTTTTCAGTCACATCCGTCTTGGCTTGGGCCATGTTCTTATTATAGTccagtgttttatttcttcaatgGCCAATATCTATAATGAAAAGATACTGAAGGAAGGGAACCAACTCACCGAAAGCATTTTCGTACAGAACAGCAAACTCTATTTCTTTGGTGTTCTTTTTAATGGACTGACCCTGGGCCTTCAGAGCGGTAACCGTGATCAGATTAAGAATTGTGGGATTTTTTATGGGCACAATGCATTTTCAGTAGCCCTTATTTTTGTAACTGCATTGCAGGGCCTCTCGGTGGCCTTTATTCTGAAGTTCCTGGATAACATGTTCCATGTCTTGATGGCACAGGTCACCACTGTCGTCATCACAACGGTGTCTGTCTTGGTCTTTGACTTCAGGCCCTCCCTGGAGTTTTTCTTAGAAGCCCCATCAGTTCTTCTCTCAATACTTATTTACAATGCCAGCAATCCTCAAGGTGTGGAATACGTACCTAGGAAAGAAAGGATTCGAGATCTAAGTGGCACTCTTTGGGAGCGTTCCAGTGGG
- the SLC35A5 gene encoding probable UDP-sugar transporter protein SLC35A5 isoform X2: MESNCGHPMLSTSSAMYTFLLGAIFITLSSSRILLVKYSANEENKYDYLPTTVNVCSELVKLVFCVLVSFWVLKKDHQNRKLRCGSWKEFFNFMKWSIPAFLYFLDNLIVFYVLSYLQPAMAVIFSNFSIITTALLFRIVLKRHLNGIQWASLLILFLSIVALTSGTETSEHSLAGHGFHHDALFSPSNSCLLFRSECPRKDNCTAKEWTFSEAQWNTTARVFSHIRLGLGHVLIIVQCFISSMANIYNEKILKEGNQLTESIFVQNSKLYFFGVLFNGLTLGLQSGNRDQIKNCGIFYGHNAFSVALIFVTALQGLSVAFILKFLDNMFHVLMAQVTTVVITTVSVLVFDFRPSLEFFLEAPSVLLSILIYNASNPQGVEYVPRKERIRDLSGTLWERSSGDGEELERLTKPKSDIESDEDTF; this comes from the exons ATGGAAAGCAATTGTGGTCATCCCATGTTAAGCACCTCGTCAGCAATGTATACATTCCTGCTGGGGGCCATATTCATTACTTTAAGCTCAAGTCGCATCCTACTGGTAAAATATTCAGCTAATGAAG agAACAAATATGATTATCTTCCAACTACTGTGAATGTGTGCTCAGAACTGGTAAAGCTGGTTTTCTGTGTGCTTGTGTCATTCTGGGTTTTAAAGAAAG atcATCAAAATAGAAAGTTGAGATGTGGTTCCTGGAAGGAATTCTTTAATTTCATGAAGTGGTCCATTCCTGCCTTTCTTTATTTCCTGGATAATTTGATTGTCTTCTATGTCCTTTCCTATCTTCAGCCT gCCATGGCTGTTATCTTCTCAAATTTTAGCATTATAACAACAGCTCTCCTATTCAGGATAGTGCTGAA GAGGCATCTAAACGGgatacagtgggcttccctccTGATTCTGTTTTTGTCTATTGTGGCCCTCACTTCTGGGACGGAGACCTCAGAGCATAGCCTGGCAGGACATGGATTTCATCATGACGCCCTCTTCAGCCCATCCAATTCCTGTCTTCTCTTCAGAAGTGAGTGTCCCAGGAAAGACAATTGCACAGCAAAGGAGTGGACATTTTCTGAAGCTCAGTGGAACACGACGGCCCGAGTTTTCAGTCACATCCGTCTTGGCTTGGGCCATGTTCTTATTATAGTccagtgttttatttcttcaatgGCCAATATCTATAATGAAAAGATACTGAAGGAAGGGAACCAACTCACCGAAAGCATTTTCGTACAGAACAGCAAACTCTATTTCTTTGGTGTTCTTTTTAATGGACTGACCCTGGGCCTTCAGAGCGGTAACCGTGATCAGATTAAGAATTGTGGGATTTTTTATGGGCACAATGCATTTTCAGTAGCCCTTATTTTTGTAACTGCATTGCAGGGCCTCTCGGTGGCCTTTATTCTGAAGTTCCTGGATAACATGTTCCATGTCTTGATGGCACAGGTCACCACTGTCGTCATCACAACGGTGTCTGTCTTGGTCTTTGACTTCAGGCCCTCCCTGGAGTTTTTCTTAGAAGCCCCATCAGTTCTTCTCTCAATACTTATTTACAATGCCAGCAATCCTCAAGGTGTGGAATACGTACCTAGGAAAGAAAGGATTCGAGATCTAAGTGGCACTCTTTGGGAGCGTTCCAGTGGG
- the SLC35A5 gene encoding probable UDP-sugar transporter protein SLC35A5 isoform X1: MESNCGHPMLSTSSAMYTFLLGAIFITLSSSRILLVKYSANEENKYDYLPTTVNVCSELVKLVFCVLVSFWVLKKEDHQNRKLRCGSWKEFFNFMKWSIPAFLYFLDNLIVFYVLSYLQPAMAVIFSNFSIITTALLFRIVLKRHLNGIQWASLLILFLSIVALTSGTETSEHSLAGHGFHHDALFSPSNSCLLFRSECPRKDNCTAKEWTFSEAQWNTTARVFSHIRLGLGHVLIIVQCFISSMANIYNEKILKEGNQLTESIFVQNSKLYFFGVLFNGLTLGLQSGNRDQIKNCGIFYGHNAFSVALIFVTALQGLSVAFILKFLDNMFHVLMAQVTTVVITTVSVLVFDFRPSLEFFLEAPSVLLSILIYNASNPQGVEYVPRKERIRDLSGTLWERSSGDGEELERLTKPKSDIESDEDTF; the protein is encoded by the exons ATGGAAAGCAATTGTGGTCATCCCATGTTAAGCACCTCGTCAGCAATGTATACATTCCTGCTGGGGGCCATATTCATTACTTTAAGCTCAAGTCGCATCCTACTGGTAAAATATTCAGCTAATGAAG agAACAAATATGATTATCTTCCAACTACTGTGAATGTGTGCTCAGAACTGGTAAAGCTGGTTTTCTGTGTGCTTGTGTCATTCTGGGTTTTAAAGAAAG aagatcATCAAAATAGAAAGTTGAGATGTGGTTCCTGGAAGGAATTCTTTAATTTCATGAAGTGGTCCATTCCTGCCTTTCTTTATTTCCTGGATAATTTGATTGTCTTCTATGTCCTTTCCTATCTTCAGCCT gCCATGGCTGTTATCTTCTCAAATTTTAGCATTATAACAACAGCTCTCCTATTCAGGATAGTGCTGAA GAGGCATCTAAACGGgatacagtgggcttccctccTGATTCTGTTTTTGTCTATTGTGGCCCTCACTTCTGGGACGGAGACCTCAGAGCATAGCCTGGCAGGACATGGATTTCATCATGACGCCCTCTTCAGCCCATCCAATTCCTGTCTTCTCTTCAGAAGTGAGTGTCCCAGGAAAGACAATTGCACAGCAAAGGAGTGGACATTTTCTGAAGCTCAGTGGAACACGACGGCCCGAGTTTTCAGTCACATCCGTCTTGGCTTGGGCCATGTTCTTATTATAGTccagtgttttatttcttcaatgGCCAATATCTATAATGAAAAGATACTGAAGGAAGGGAACCAACTCACCGAAAGCATTTTCGTACAGAACAGCAAACTCTATTTCTTTGGTGTTCTTTTTAATGGACTGACCCTGGGCCTTCAGAGCGGTAACCGTGATCAGATTAAGAATTGTGGGATTTTTTATGGGCACAATGCATTTTCAGTAGCCCTTATTTTTGTAACTGCATTGCAGGGCCTCTCGGTGGCCTTTATTCTGAAGTTCCTGGATAACATGTTCCATGTCTTGATGGCACAGGTCACCACTGTCGTCATCACAACGGTGTCTGTCTTGGTCTTTGACTTCAGGCCCTCCCTGGAGTTTTTCTTAGAAGCCCCATCAGTTCTTCTCTCAATACTTATTTACAATGCCAGCAATCCTCAAGGTGTGGAATACGTACCTAGGAAAGAAAGGATTCGAGATCTAAGTGGCACTCTTTGGGAGCGTTCCAGTGGG